The segment gctacagaggaccatttaaggcagggttcttcaattccggtcctggagggccgaaacacttctgttttttatttctacctggtagttaattgcactcacctggtgtcccaggtctgaattagcccctgattagaaggagaggatgaaaaacagaggtgtttcggccctccaggaccagaattgaagaaccctgatttaAGGGGTGTTGcgcgttcataaattcatcagttattctgtgctctcgCACACTCaaacgagagtgctctgaaatcggagtagatagccaaaattaatttacgaacgcaccctaaaTCGACATTATTGATTGGACGATTAGGACCAATGGGAGTAGAGAACGAGATGTTGACTTTAGTGCTTAGGTACTTTTTGTTGTTGCGCGAACAGTGCTGAGGCAGGCAGTGAAGAAGGCTCGATTCGAATCAAGGACCACACCACTTTCCAAGCACTCGAAGGTAGGTTTAAAAATGCTTTTAACTGTAATCATTGTAGATATATTGATGGCAGTCATTACACTTTCAGTGACGTTTGTCATTTTTGGGGTAAGTAACTTAGTTCTCATTACAAATGTATGGTAATTGAGCTAGCTGCCTGGTACCTCGTAAATAGCTTTTCAGCTAGTTAGCCAGTTACTATAGCTAGCTAAATAGCCCTAAGCTAACTTTAGCCCACTGCTCGGTTTTATTTTTGGTGATAAGGTTTTGATTTTTTTCTAAGTTCCACGCTACACAACAATATATCtattatacaatacattattgTATTTATCTTCAACATAAGAATTTGGGCGGGTTTTGCTACCCAGCGCATGACCCTGTGTAGTGATGATGGAGTCGAGGTTGGTGTGATTACACTGTCTGCCTCGCTCTGCGCTTTTGCTCAATTCCTTTGTCGTCAATCGACGATTAAACATTGCCTTTCGACACCACTAAGGACAAATTGCTGTGCTGTGTGAAGAGGGGTTTCAGCCCGCCAACTTGTAAgaaagctagctacagtagctagctaatttaTTCAGGTTGTCTGCCAGTGTCTGTGTGCCCCTGCGGAGCTGACAGTGCAGCCGAGTCCATTGTCTCCTCAGCACCAGTTTGCTATTCGTGCATTTGCAGGTGGGTTGAGATGGATATCAGTGTCGGTGGTATTTGTTTAGCTATGTCAAGTTAATGCGTGATATTGTATAATCTTTAATAATGTAATGATTCATAATTGTGTATCTGTTTTTATGAAATTGAAATCTGTCATGCTGTAAATGACATGAGTAGGTTGCGATTACTGTTGGTCGTTTTTATTCAGTCTTTGTTGCGAGTGGTGTCTTGTTTTGCAGCTGGTCTTAGCGTAGGCACGCCTCGGCCTTTGTCTAGGAATTGGCTTTAACTCAATTGCAATGATTGAATTTGAATGCTCTCCAATCTGACTGTCAATTCAGACCacacctagttagctagcaaagttCATGTTGTTCTCTGACCTGTATTCACAATGGTGCTCCCTTTATTGTCTTTGTGCAATAATCAAATCTAATGCCATCTTTGTGCAATAATCAAATCCAATGCCAGGGAAAACGTTCTCTTCTCACATGATATTGGCATGCCAATGGCAAGGTAGAAGATATTCTATTTTGGTTAGCTTCATTTATGCTCTGGTATTTGTTCCTGATAAACAAGGATGGGAAGGACTTCATGTCCACGCCCTTTTTGTCTCCATTGAAATTACCTATTTTAAATATTTGCCAGCTCTTGTTTTGAATAGGCGCAGTAAGGCTACTGTGAAATCTATTCTCAATCATTTGATGCATGTCTGTATCACTAATATTCATGCTACATGTCGAACATTAATACAAGTGATCCATCTCCAACGGTCATCTTATAGACACCAATACACCCAATTGAATTCGTATTAGGCACATAGCATGGCTTTCCACCTTCAGAATCAATAGTTGTCATTGCTTGTATCAATCAGTATTTCTGTTCATTCACTGATTAGTGAATGCATGCATCTTTGATGTATTGTCTTTCTGTCATTAAACCTATGGCTTTGTCTGTATCTTTCCTCCCAGGCATAGCAACCCTCAGTACTCTGCTGAAATGGCGTCCTCTGGAGGTAAGTGTTAACATGACAGGCCTTTATTACACtattacagtgagctccaaaaaaTATTGGGGCagttttgtgcccaatagaaattaatagtAAATCatgtattgtcattttggagtcacttttattgtaaataagaatagaatgtttctaaacacttctacactgtcccaatacttttggagttcACTGTAGATGCAAATCAGCTTCACTATTGTATTGTTTAGGTGCTATAACTATGCTGTTACCAGTTTTACACCTACTTGTATCAACATTGATGGATTCCCTATTTTCACAGAGATCCTGGTCAAGGAGTTGGACAAGCGTGCTTCAGGTCAAGCATTTGAGGTAATCTTGGCCCCCGATGCCAAGGGTGAAATCCCCCTACCTCCCccgaaggagaagaaggagatgTCCCTGGAGGAGATCCAGAAGAAACTGGAGGCTGCAGAGGAGAGACGCAAGGTACCTACAGTCAGATATACACAAATAAGTATCAGGAAATAGAGCCGCATCCACCTTACAGGTTTAGTtaatttatattttattattttctagCTCAGGTTTGGTCCCACTAGCCTACTACTAACTTCTTGTGTGACTTTGATTTTCTCATTTGATTAGAGTCATGAGGCAGAGGTGCTGAAGCACTTAGCTGagaagagagagcatgagaaggAAGTGCTGAAGAAAGCCATGGAGGAGAACAACAACTTCAGCAAGACTGCAGAGGAGAAACTCAATCAGAAGATGGAAGCCAACAAAGAGAACCGCACGGCACGAATGGCAGCGCTCAATGAGAAATTCAAGGAGAAGGTAGGCCTCACTGCTCAGTCTGCCATTTTTCTCAGTCATCTTGACGTCATTTTCTGCAATCCTGAATTTAAGAAATAATTTAAAATGGAAAGGCCCAGGTTCTGGAAATGGGATGGATATCTGTTGGTTGAAATTCCATGCACACTGTCAAAAGTTATACTTAACTAATCAGTTTAACTAATGTGATTTTCATGTTTTTTATTCATTCTAGGATAAGAAGCTTGAGGAGGTACGAAAGGCCAAGGAAACAAAACCAGAGGGGGAGAACTGACTTTTATTTTGTAATACTTTTGTTTTTACTTGTGCAAAGCTATATTTGTTTCTGTTCGTTGCCAGTATTATATTTTTCGTTGTTAAAGTTTTGTTCACCTTGTTCGGATTATTTAGGCTATCCGTTGTTGCTTTTGTTGTGGATGTGTAATTATTTCTTCCACCACCTCCAGTAGTGTATTGCAGCTTATGACCTTTGAAATAAGCAGTGTTTTTACCTATAAGGAAGCATGCCACTGTTACGCATAGGTCCTTAACATTGTGAATTGCATAATGCAAGTAAATCCTTGTACCTTGTAAAGCTGCGGATATCTGAGCTTAATAAAGTTGTAATTGTTCTTTAAAACCTCTAAAAGTCTTAGCCGTGGGGGGGTCATACCATGGATGCTAGTTTTAAAAAAGGCAGTCATTCCTTTGACGCTACTGACACCTAGCGGTAATAGCGTAAAGCTGTAATGTAGAGCAACAGCAGGTGGAAGATGAAATTAAGATTTATCTTGTCACAGATTTTGTCAGTGTATAGACAGTGTCTTTTGGGCATATGAGTAATATTGTTTTATCATTATAAACAATTAAATTCACGTGTTTTGTTGAATTGTTTCACTGATCAAGTGTACAGCCACACCGTACCTACAAATGCCATATTCTATTAGAGCCATACAATACTGGGAGGTTTGCTGTTAAGGCCTAAAATTTGGTTCAATTCATGCTGAAGGTTAAAGATCCAGTGCTGGTATGTAGCCTACTGCTGGTATGGCTACAGATGGACAAAATCCCAGTGATGGGTGAATCTGCAGAGTGGTATTTTACTTTCTTTGCTTGATTAATCGAAGCAGACTTGTGCCATTAACAGTGTCACTGCTGGACGAATGtgtgcagacagacacacacacgtaagtATCACGTCTCAGTTCCTGGGTACATTTCTGCACAGTATGCCTGGCAGTTCCACACACAGAACCTTCTTTgtcagctgtgtgtgtagagCAGCCTGTGATGGGATTATAAAGTCATTAGCTCACTTGTACCACAGTACAGTACTGCTCCACTCCCCACAATGCACAACGGAGCTGTTTACCACCGGAGCATCAAGACCTTTCTCAGCCTGACCTGGATTCCTAGCAATTCAAAAttcctcccttcggcaaatcagatcacgcgtccattctgctcctcccaacctataggcagaaacttaaacaggaagcacccgtggtaaggactgttcaatgttggtctgaccaattggaatctatgcttcaagattgttttgatcacacggactgggaaTTGTTCCAAGTTGCCTCAGAGAATAGTGTTGACGGATACACTGACTCGGTGACTGGGAtaatcaggaagtgcatagaggatgcTGTTCCAACTGTgacgattagaacttatccaaaccaaaaaccgcgTATAGatccaccgcatttaaccattgcaaggtgactgggaacatggacgtatacaaacagaccagctatgacctCCGTAAGGCAATAAAAAAGGCAAAAtgacagtatagagacaaagtggagttgcaattcaacggctcagacacgagacgtatgtggcagggactctaGACAATCACAAATTATAACGGGAAAGCCAGCCATGTCGCAGACACCTGCGCCTCACtcctggacaagctaaacacctgcGCCCGCTTCGAAAAAAACAACATTGAGCCGCCGATGCGGGCCCCCTGCCGCACACGAGGACTGTGTGCTCTTGTTCTCCGTAACCGACATAAGTAATTTAAGCGTGTTAACACttgcaaggctgctggcccagacggcatcccaagctgcgtcctcagagcatgtccagaccagctggctggagtattTACGgacatatgtggtcctctgtagctcaattggtagagcatggcgcttgtaacgccaaggtagtgggttcgatccccgggaccacatggggaaaaaaagtatttagtcagccaccaattgtgcaagttctcccacttaaaaagatgagagaggcctgtaattttcatcataggtacacgtcaactatgacagacaaaatgagaaaaacatttccagaaaatcacattataggattttttatgaatttatttgcaaattatggtggaaaataagtatttggtcaataacaaaagtttctcaatactttgttatataccctttgttggcaatgacacaggtcaaacgttttctgtaagtcttcacaaggttttcacacactgttgctggtattttggcccattcctccatgcagatctcctctaaagcagtgatgttttggggctgtcgctgggcaacacggactttcaactccctccaaagattttctatggggttgagatctggagactggctaggccactccaggaccttgaaatgcttcttacgaagccactccttcgttgcccgggcggtgtgtttgggatcattgtcatgctgaaagacccagccacgtttcatcttcaatgcccttgctgatggaaggagtttttcactcaaaatctcacgatacatggccccattcattctttcctttacacggatcagtcgtcctggtccctttgcataaaaaccgtgtgatgtttccacc is part of the Coregonus clupeaformis isolate EN_2021a chromosome 28, ASM2061545v1, whole genome shotgun sequence genome and harbors:
- the LOC121543510 gene encoding stathmin-like; the encoded protein is MASSGEILVKELDKRASGQAFEVILAPDAKGEIPLPPPKEKKEMSLEEIQKKLEAAEERRKSHEAEVLKHLAEKREHEKEVLKKAMEENNNFSKTAEEKLNQKMEANKENRTARMAALNEKFKEKDKKLEEVRKAKETKPEGEN